From a region of the Buteo buteo chromosome 7, bButBut1.hap1.1, whole genome shotgun sequence genome:
- the PIPOX gene encoding peroxisomal sarcosine oxidase, whose product MAAPSQPHQATYDAIVIGAGIQGSFAAYHLAQRHRDTLLLEQFILPHSRGSSHGQSRITRSAYPRVPYARMMPDSFRLWQRLEAEAGTSLYRRTGLVVLGPAGNPELEGCRRSLRAGEVLDAAALAQRFPGLRLHAGEVAVWDGTGGVLFADRALRAVQDVFRRHGGTLRDGEKVLRIDPGAVLTVTTTAGAYRAPRLIIAAGAWTGALVAPLGLHLPLQPLRIDVCYWREKEPRSPGTGRPGPCFMAMGLPRAPHGIYGLPALEYPGLVKVCYHHGSPADPEERDRVPLGAPHPDIALLSSFISSYLPGLAPRPAVVETCLYTNTPDEDFILDKHPKFSNVIIGAGFSGHGFKLAPVVGKLLCELSLGEEPSHSTAPFAITRFPGVLRAAL is encoded by the exons ATGGCtgcccccagccagccccaccaAGCCACCTACGACGCCATCGTCATCGGGGCCGGCATCCAGGGCTCCTTCGCCGCCTACCACCTGGCCCAGCGCCACAGGGACACCctcctgctggagcag TTCATCCTGCCCCACTCGCGGGGCAGCTCGCACGGGCAGAGCCGCATCACCCGCAGCGCCTACCCCCGAGTGCCCTATGCCCGCATGATGCCCGACAGCTTCCGCCTCTGGCAGCGGCTGGAGGCCGAGGCCGGCACCAGCCTCTACAG GCGGACGGGACTGGTGGTGCTGGGGCCGGCGGGCAACCCGGAGCTGGAAGGCTGCCGGCGCAGCCTGCGTGCCGGCGAGGTCCTCGACGCCGCGGCGCTGGCCCAGAGGTTCCCTGGCCTCCGGCTCCACGCCGGCGAGGTGGCCGTGTGGGACGGCACCGGTGGGGTGCTCTTCGCCGACCGGGCGCTGCGGGCGGTGCAG GACGTCTTTCGCCGGCACGGGGGCACCCTGCGGGACGGGGAGAAGGTGCTGCGCATCGATCCCGGGGCCGTGCTCACCGTCACCACCACCGCCGGAGCGTACCGAGCCCCCCGGCTCATCATCGCGGCCGGAGCCTGGACCGGTGCCCTCGTGGCACCCCTGGGTCTCCATCTGCCGCTGCAG CCCCTGCGCATCGACGTCTGCTactggagggagaaggagccgaGGAGCCCCGGCACAGGCAGACCTGGTCCTTGCTTCATGGCCATGGGGCTCCCCCGAGCCCCCCACGGCATCTACGGGCTGCCCGCCCTCGAGTACCCGGGGCTGGTCAAG GTGTGCTACCACCACGGCAGCCCCGCTGACCCCGAGGAGCGGGACCGGGtccccctgggtgccccccaccccgacATCGCCCTCCTGAGCAGCTTCATCAGCAGCTACCTGCCCGGGCTGGCGCCCCGGCCGGCCGTGGTGGAGACCTGCCTCTACACG AACACCCCAGACGAAGACTTCATCCTGGACAAGCACCCCAAGTTCAGCAACGTCATCATCGGGGCCGGTTTCTCGG GCCACGGGTTCAAGCTGGCGCCGGTGGTGGGGAAGCTGCTGTGTGAGCTGAGCCTGGGTGAGGAGCCGTCCCACAGCACGGCCCCCTTCGCCATCACCCGCTTCCCCGGCGTGCTCCGGGCTGCGCTGTAG